In Leptospira langatensis, a single window of DNA contains:
- a CDS encoding ATP-binding protein: MDTQEFVLLLEKAFFPAQEGVLILEPGTYRILGGNPKASSILGYGKNELKGLSLSNLLSRPDNIGDYNTGAEELGISLLWNLRRKDGTLLLADFTINAFSDSPNSPLIFHIYQRSEIREIELRLYYLQSILRTLRLLKLNLRSLRMSSESTLFQKICDTLKENPHYSLVWGFYRREDGTDQILIQSDLDTKWRKSLETAWEEKKLVSPFASLLKGTEQFHIYEFGTQIYPEWEEALMAKDFKRSLSLIIREEGTIVGGIQIISKENMAFDSGENYLYFEIVEDLLSSLQYLRIEKQRRETAKILQFQGALLNSLEVPLLSTDDEGFITYVNNNISSLLGISKDEITGVQVRDLLKLDPEAMDTILLGSRAETRITIRGRHEVPFLLASSSLKDDYGNRIGTILLLLDITEQKKNEELIRASEMKLRNLFASMNNGIVILDPHGKVLEVAPILKFFLFQFLNVEAQDDFPRLFPDEAEKGIRAKLEECIRTQRAAYFDFSMILLGEEENYFSIKFLPLKKYQEFPVAAMLIFSDVTQTKILDRQLYETAKFASIGEIAAGIAHEVNNPLQSSLLYLEDLVEHEDPDPIERKKVYKRIEGAALRIRDLIKGLLDLGRRAPRKKELVSPYFILLRACELIEVSCKKNGIELKRVANPELPQISVAWQEIEQVLINCLVNAVNAISEMEHKPANPLIQVSARKELYLNGEMVSFTIQDNGPGMSAEVVEKAFLPLYTTRRTKQGTGLGLTISQRIITDHGGSIHLESNPGQGTKVTVRVPVGKV; encoded by the coding sequence ATGGATACTCAGGAATTCGTTCTACTCTTAGAAAAGGCCTTCTTTCCCGCACAGGAAGGCGTACTGATCCTGGAACCGGGAACCTATCGGATCCTGGGAGGAAACCCCAAGGCAAGCTCCATCCTTGGTTACGGTAAGAACGAACTGAAAGGTCTTTCTCTCAGTAATCTTCTTTCTCGTCCGGATAATATAGGGGATTATAATACAGGCGCCGAGGAATTAGGCATCTCGTTACTCTGGAACCTAAGAAGAAAGGACGGGACACTTCTTCTCGCAGACTTTACGATCAACGCGTTCTCCGATTCGCCTAACTCTCCTTTGATCTTTCATATCTACCAAAGATCGGAGATCAGAGAGATAGAGCTCAGACTGTATTATCTGCAAAGCATCTTAAGGACACTTCGTTTATTAAAACTCAATCTGAGATCCTTGCGAATGAGTTCGGAAAGCACTCTATTCCAAAAGATCTGTGATACCCTGAAGGAAAATCCTCACTACAGTTTAGTCTGGGGTTTTTATAGAAGGGAAGATGGCACGGATCAGATACTGATCCAATCCGATCTGGATACCAAATGGAGAAAATCCTTAGAGACGGCCTGGGAAGAGAAGAAGTTAGTCTCTCCTTTTGCAAGCCTCTTAAAAGGAACGGAACAATTCCATATCTACGAGTTCGGCACCCAGATCTATCCGGAATGGGAAGAAGCCCTTATGGCAAAGGACTTTAAGAGATCCTTGAGCTTGATCATCCGAGAAGAAGGGACCATTGTAGGCGGGATACAGATCATCTCCAAAGAGAATATGGCATTCGACTCAGGAGAGAACTATCTTTATTTCGAGATCGTAGAAGATCTATTGTCTTCCTTACAATATCTGAGGATCGAAAAACAAAGAAGGGAGACGGCAAAGATACTCCAATTCCAAGGAGCATTATTGAACTCCTTAGAAGTACCTCTTCTCTCTACTGACGACGAAGGCTTTATTACATACGTAAATAATAATATTAGTTCTTTATTAGGGATCTCTAAAGATGAGATCACCGGAGTGCAAGTAAGAGATCTCCTGAAGTTGGATCCGGAGGCGATGGATACGATCCTCCTAGGCTCCAGAGCGGAAACCAGGATCACCATCCGAGGAAGACATGAGGTCCCGTTCCTTCTCGCATCTTCTTCCCTAAAGGACGATTACGGTAACAGGATAGGAACGATCTTGTTACTTTTAGATATCACCGAACAGAAGAAAAACGAAGAATTAATACGAGCTTCCGAAATGAAATTGCGGAACTTATTCGCCTCCATGAATAATGGAATCGTAATATTAGACCCGCACGGCAAAGTATTGGAAGTCGCGCCAATCCTGAAGTTCTTCCTATTCCAATTCCTGAATGTGGAAGCTCAGGACGATTTTCCAAGACTATTTCCGGACGAAGCGGAGAAAGGGATCCGTGCCAAATTGGAAGAATGCATCCGCACGCAGAGAGCCGCTTATTTCGACTTCTCGATGATCCTATTAGGAGAAGAGGAAAATTATTTTTCCATAAAGTTCCTTCCTCTCAAGAAATATCAGGAATTCCCTGTGGCGGCGATGTTGATCTTCTCCGACGTAACTCAAACAAAGATCTTGGACAGACAATTGTACGAGACCGCAAAATTCGCTTCTATCGGGGAGATCGCTGCAGGGATCGCACACGAGGTGAACAATCCACTGCAGTCCAGCCTACTCTATCTAGAGGATCTTGTAGAACATGAAGATCCGGATCCGATCGAAAGAAAAAAAGTCTACAAGAGAATAGAAGGTGCCGCGTTACGCATCCGAGATCTGATCAAAGGCCTCTTGGATCTAGGAAGAAGAGCGCCCAGAAAGAAGGAGCTTGTTTCTCCTTATTTCATTCTTCTCAGAGCCTGCGAACTCATAGAAGTAAGTTGCAAGAAAAACGGAATCGAGCTCAAGAGGGTCGCAAATCCGGAACTTCCTCAGATCTCAGTCGCTTGGCAGGAGATAGAACAAGTCCTCATCAACTGTCTTGTGAACGCTGTGAATGCAATATCCGAAATGGAACATAAACCGGCAAATCCTTTGATACAAGTTTCAGCGCGAAAAGAATTATATTTGAACGGAGAAATGGTGAGTTTTACCATTCAAGATAACGGCCCCGGAATGAGCGCCGAAGTAGTAGAGAAGGCTTTCTTACCTCTTTACACGACAAGAAGAACAAAACAAGGTACCGGACTCGGGCTGACGATCTCTCAAAGGATCATCACCGATCACGGTGGCTCCATTCATTTAGAATCGAATCCTGGCCAAGGCACCAAGGTCACGGTTCGAGTTCCGGTAGGTAAGGTATGA
- a CDS encoding ClpP family protease has translation MENGIAELAQLPGLRLEDSQLKERKVFLWGQVDDSSAKYVVDRLLYLSNMDPEKDITLVINSPGGANTAGMAILDTMDLIPNDVNTVCMGLAASFGALLLLSGTKGKRSAFPHSRIMLHQPHVPGRFEAQATDIGIFASMIERDKKEINRIVSLRTGQPLEIVERDTDRDLWLNPYEAKEYGVIDSVVENWR, from the coding sequence ATGGAAAACGGAATAGCGGAACTTGCCCAATTACCGGGCCTGCGCCTGGAAGATAGTCAGTTAAAGGAAAGAAAGGTCTTTCTTTGGGGGCAGGTGGACGATAGCTCCGCAAAATACGTTGTAGATCGTCTATTATATCTTTCTAATATGGATCCTGAAAAGGATATCACCCTTGTGATCAATAGTCCCGGAGGAGCCAATACCGCGGGAATGGCTATCCTCGATACGATGGATCTGATCCCTAATGATGTAAACACAGTTTGCATGGGATTAGCGGCAAGTTTCGGAGCGCTCCTTCTTCTTTCCGGAACCAAAGGAAAACGATCCGCCTTCCCTCATAGCAGGATCATGCTCCACCAACCTCATGTTCCCGGAAGGTTCGAGGCACAGGCTACGGATATAGGTATATTCGCTTCTATGATCGAAAGGGATAAAAAGGAGATCAATCGGATCGTCTCTCTGAGGACCGGTCAACCTCTCGAGATCGTCGAAAGGGATACCGATCGAGATCTTTGGCTCAACCCATATGAGGCCAAAGAATACGGAGTGATCGATTCAGTGGTAGAAAACTGGCGATAA
- a CDS encoding RNA polymerase sigma factor → MRDFKVLVTEASKGEEPAFNELMTRFEKYVSSQAAKRIRDQSKAEDLSQEVFLEAWKVLPSLRQPEAFPFLLRRLVLKHSDRILRKKDLLGTELNPEITKAAPRSGDSWRKEVLDALDELPSEEKQLLDLRYFDGMSYEQITEKTGIPIGNLKNRLRRSRELLRRQLLNKSDRKEWLEVLHGPMAMAS, encoded by the coding sequence ATGCGCGATTTTAAAGTACTAGTCACAGAAGCCTCCAAGGGAGAAGAGCCGGCCTTCAACGAATTGATGACCCGCTTCGAAAAGTACGTTAGCAGCCAGGCTGCCAAACGAATTCGAGATCAATCCAAGGCAGAAGACTTAAGTCAGGAGGTCTTTCTAGAAGCCTGGAAGGTGCTACCTTCTCTTAGGCAACCGGAGGCGTTTCCTTTTCTCTTAAGAAGATTAGTGCTCAAGCACTCGGATCGGATCCTGAGAAAAAAAGATCTTCTCGGAACGGAACTCAATCCCGAGATCACCAAGGCCGCTCCTCGCTCCGGAGATAGTTGGAGAAAAGAGGTTCTGGACGCGTTAGACGAATTACCTTCGGAAGAAAAGCAGCTCCTGGATCTGAGATACTTCGACGGGATGAGCTACGAGCAGATCACGGAGAAGACGGGGATACCGATCGGCAATCTAAAGAATCGTCTGAGAAGAAGCAGAGAACTACTTCGCAGACAATTATTGAACAAATCCGATCGGAAAGAATGGTTGGAAGTCCTACACGGGCCAATGGCGATGGCATCCTAA
- a CDS encoding phosphotransferase encodes MNNVLGEAELRFLAEGGAFPDKIELLNPEASARRYYRVHFLGKPTKILCKDQVFQHDFVDVGNFLEHYGFKVPKVYKTDILNKLILLSDEGDKDLSTIQDDSEYRDYLVKCIAMLISLQKLHADPPVSTREFDYEKLNYENQFTLSAYQRFSELFRTKTKLRPEVIFFLEEAAGFLAEYKDKVFCHRDFHSRNIMLSPEGELTLIDFQDARMGTPFYDLASLLYDAYRPIPFAMRQGLFLLFLKENHGRFHKPKECYYLQALQRSYKALGSYFMLVADKKQDKYRKSVLQCLENLLEIVQVGLFPDQLFLFFHLLKQELASNSLFLEKLEG; translated from the coding sequence ATGAATAACGTATTGGGAGAAGCAGAGCTTCGCTTCTTAGCGGAGGGAGGAGCCTTCCCCGACAAGATAGAACTCTTAAATCCGGAAGCATCTGCGCGAAGATACTATCGAGTTCATTTCTTGGGCAAACCAACCAAGATATTATGCAAGGACCAAGTCTTTCAACACGACTTCGTGGATGTCGGAAACTTCTTGGAGCATTACGGCTTCAAGGTCCCAAAAGTATATAAGACGGACATACTCAATAAACTCATTCTGCTCTCGGACGAAGGAGACAAGGATCTAAGCACCATCCAAGACGATTCCGAATACAGGGACTATTTGGTAAAATGCATCGCGATGCTGATCTCTCTCCAAAAGTTGCATGCTGATCCTCCGGTCTCCACGAGGGAATTCGATTACGAAAAATTAAACTACGAGAACCAATTCACATTATCTGCATACCAAAGGTTCTCCGAACTATTCCGTACAAAGACAAAGCTAAGACCTGAGGTCATCTTCTTTTTAGAAGAAGCCGCTGGCTTTCTCGCAGAGTACAAGGACAAAGTTTTCTGCCATAGGGACTTCCATTCTAGAAACATAATGCTTTCTCCCGAAGGTGAATTGACCCTGATCGATTTCCAGGATGCAAGGATGGGAACTCCTTTTTACGATCTAGCCAGCCTTCTCTATGACGCATATCGACCCATACCGTTTGCAATGAGACAGGGTTTGTTCCTGCTATTCTTAAAAGAGAACCATGGACGTTTTCATAAACCTAAAGAATGCTATTATCTACAAGCGCTGCAGAGATCCTATAAGGCGCTAGGTTCCTATTTCATGTTGGTAGCGGACAAGAAGCAGGATAAATATAGAAAAAGCGTGCTGCAGTGTCTGGAAAATCTACTCGAGATCGTACAAGTGGGATTATTCCCCGATCAACTCTTCTTATTCTTTCATCTATTAAAACAGGAATTGGCATCTAATTCCCTATTCCTGGAAAAATTAGAAGGTTAG
- a CDS encoding STAS domain-containing protein: protein MSESPWNLDSNEFDHDAPELGVFLDQDNIPDGLPQEAVVVKITGEINLYSAQIMKERFFHLLDRGFIYLLVNMENVKYIDSSGLGVFMATHSRLVKSGKGGIAVFSPSSQVNKILELTKLKSLIRVGTTSLEAWRLLAP, encoded by the coding sequence ATGTCTGAAAGTCCCTGGAATTTGGATAGCAATGAATTCGATCACGATGCTCCAGAACTAGGAGTCTTTTTAGATCAAGACAATATCCCCGATGGACTTCCTCAGGAAGCAGTCGTTGTCAAGATCACCGGAGAGATCAATTTATACTCCGCTCAGATCATGAAGGAACGATTCTTTCATCTACTGGACCGAGGCTTCATTTATTTATTAGTCAATATGGAGAATGTTAAGTACATAGACTCTTCCGGTTTGGGAGTGTTTATGGCGACCCACTCCAGATTGGTCAAAAGCGGCAAGGGAGGGATCGCGGTATTCTCTCCTTCTTCTCAAGTGAACAAGATCCTGGAACTTACCAAACTCAAAAGCCTGATCCGAGTCGGAACTACCTCCTTGGAAGCTTGGAGACTTTTGGCTCCTTGA
- a CDS encoding NTP transferase domain-containing protein, with translation MSKKAFFPCAGFGKRMGEWTTSLPKPLLRIHNIPLIYYSLFHAKNWGVQEAIANTHYLGEKIETELENFPDFPLKFSAETAEILGTGGGIRTAIERYWSLQDEFLVLNPDFILFPDVSFSPWPSEEEKKDFDCILYLGEVPKDASYTGLSLENERVHFSPGGYFYLGLSWMKAKVLSDLEPDQPYDLADTFRRLSDQDRLGGKIFPGTFLDLGEREFYELHKDTDFSDRLPPSWGEFSKDKGRFSS, from the coding sequence ATGAGCAAAAAAGCCTTCTTTCCTTGTGCCGGTTTCGGAAAAAGAATGGGGGAATGGACCACTTCCCTTCCCAAGCCCCTACTCAGAATACATAACATTCCTCTAATATATTATTCACTGTTTCACGCTAAGAACTGGGGAGTGCAAGAGGCGATCGCCAACACTCATTATCTGGGAGAGAAGATCGAGACAGAACTCGAAAATTTCCCGGACTTCCCACTCAAATTCTCGGCAGAGACAGCGGAAATACTAGGGACCGGAGGAGGGATCCGCACAGCGATCGAAAGATACTGGAGCCTCCAAGACGAATTCCTAGTTTTAAATCCGGATTTCATTCTGTTTCCAGACGTCTCCTTCTCTCCTTGGCCAAGCGAAGAAGAGAAGAAGGATTTCGATTGCATCCTTTATCTGGGAGAAGTCCCCAAAGACGCAAGTTATACCGGGCTCAGTCTCGAGAACGAAAGGGTGCATTTTTCACCGGGAGGCTATTTCTATTTAGGTCTTTCTTGGATGAAGGCAAAAGTCCTTTCCGACCTGGAACCCGATCAGCCTTACGATCTCGCGGATACGTTTCGCAGACTTTCCGACCAGGATCGATTGGGAGGAAAGATCTTTCCTGGGACCTTCTTGGATCTGGGAGAGAGGGAATTCTACGAACTCCACAAGGACACCGATTTCTCGGACAGACTTCCTCCTTCTTGGGGGGAATTTTCCAAGGATAAGGGCCGATTTTCCTCCTAG
- a CDS encoding glucose-6-phosphate isomerase encodes MAFALELKDRFAAEFIDPKQKEAVGKESALALQKLLNGTSPGSEFLGWVRLPQNKKQEELQKIQSVAAKIRAQSETVVVVGIGGSYLGARAVIDSARSYFSSPKLGAPEIIYAGHQLDARYHSELLKYLEGREFSVNVISKSGTTTEPALALRMLWDLAKKKYGDHAKERIVATTDGSKGALLKMSQELGFATFTIPDNVGGRYSVLTPVGLFPIAAAGIDIHAFWEGFQEAADALLSDPSPETNLACLYATYRNCFYRSGKKLEVMASYTPSLHTLAEWWKQLFGESEGKEGLGIFPASVDLTTDLHSMGQYLQEGERHLFETVLYPKNSGEEIRIAKDPDDLDGLNFLAGKKMSEVNEQALLGTLVAHSEGKVPCLEILFSDTGAKSMGQLMYFFELACGISGNVLGVNPFDQPGVEAYKKNMFALLGKPGFEDLREILKKKGV; translated from the coding sequence ATGGCCTTCGCTTTAGAATTAAAGGATCGATTTGCTGCTGAGTTTATAGATCCGAAACAAAAAGAGGCAGTCGGAAAAGAGTCCGCCCTTGCCTTGCAAAAACTATTGAATGGAACATCGCCAGGATCCGAATTTTTGGGATGGGTCCGTCTTCCCCAAAACAAGAAGCAAGAAGAACTCCAAAAGATCCAATCCGTTGCGGCAAAGATCAGGGCCCAATCCGAAACTGTAGTGGTTGTCGGTATCGGAGGATCGTATCTAGGCGCAAGAGCAGTCATCGATTCGGCTAGATCTTATTTCTCCAGTCCTAAACTCGGCGCTCCCGAGATCATTTATGCGGGACACCAACTAGATGCACGTTATCATTCCGAGCTTCTAAAATATTTGGAGGGGAGGGAGTTCTCTGTAAACGTGATCTCCAAATCCGGGACTACTACCGAACCTGCCTTGGCCCTGCGCATGCTTTGGGATCTTGCAAAGAAGAAGTACGGCGATCACGCAAAGGAAAGGATCGTAGCTACCACCGACGGTTCCAAAGGCGCTCTTTTAAAAATGTCCCAAGAGTTGGGGTTCGCGACCTTCACAATTCCGGATAACGTGGGAGGAAGGTATTCCGTTCTCACTCCGGTGGGATTATTCCCGATAGCCGCTGCGGGTATAGATATTCATGCCTTTTGGGAAGGCTTCCAAGAAGCAGCGGATGCACTCTTAAGCGATCCTTCTCCGGAAACGAATCTGGCTTGTTTGTATGCTACATATCGAAATTGTTTTTATCGTTCCGGAAAGAAGCTAGAGGTAATGGCGAGCTATACCCCTTCTCTTCATACTCTTGCAGAATGGTGGAAACAACTCTTCGGAGAAAGCGAAGGAAAGGAAGGGCTGGGGATCTTTCCTGCCTCCGTGGATCTGACCACTGATCTACATTCCATGGGGCAGTACTTGCAAGAAGGGGAGAGGCATCTGTTTGAAACAGTTCTTTATCCTAAGAATAGCGGAGAAGAGATCCGTATTGCCAAGGATCCGGACGATCTGGACGGACTGAATTTCCTAGCAGGAAAGAAGATGAGCGAGGTAAATGAGCAGGCTCTTCTTGGCACTCTAGTGGCACATTCCGAGGGGAAGGTCCCTTGTTTGGAAATCTTATTTTCCGATACGGGAGCCAAAAGTATGGGACAGCTTATGTATTTCTTCGAATTGGCCTGCGGGATCTCGGGCAACGTATTAGGAGTGAATCCCTTCGATCAGCCTGGGGTTGAGGCGTATAAAAAGAATATGTTCGCATTGCTCGGAAAACCCGGTTTCGAGGACTTACGGGAAATTTTGAAGAAGAAAGGGGTCTAA
- the galK gene encoding galactokinase: MVLSVKEILAQSLKAAFPDFSDPFPLRFFSAPGRINLIGEHVDYAGGTVFPAAIDFRVFLAVRKNGREDFRIYSQDFQSELITNSLAYSETKTWANYILGVISEARKKGLSVQGFDLAFTGNIPQGAGLSSSAAVEVGTAFALSQIFSWGISREEIALLSQSAENHFVGVNCGIMDQFVIATAKPSSCISLDTESLEYSYHSLDLPGFEFYLIDSKVKHNLKESEYNDRRREVESATEKLRKFDPGLKNLNEADPENLNSVGLTETEKKRAEHILGERSRVRNVIRYLKEKDPVGLGKELYLCHQSLAEKFQVSCEETDFIVNNLHARNVLGARMIGGGFGGCILVLDKEGRSESVFSELQKEYLRTFGLEAKIYRFRISEGVREDT; encoded by the coding sequence ATGGTTCTGTCAGTGAAAGAGATCCTGGCTCAAAGTTTAAAAGCGGCCTTTCCCGATTTTTCCGATCCATTCCCTCTTCGTTTCTTTTCCGCACCCGGTAGGATCAATCTGATCGGGGAACATGTGGATTATGCAGGAGGAACAGTCTTTCCCGCTGCCATAGATTTCAGAGTGTTTCTGGCAGTACGAAAGAATGGAAGGGAGGATTTTAGGATCTATTCCCAAGACTTTCAATCGGAGCTGATCACGAACTCTCTAGCTTATTCGGAAACGAAGACCTGGGCCAATTATATATTGGGTGTGATCTCGGAAGCCCGTAAAAAGGGACTGTCCGTGCAAGGGTTCGATCTAGCGTTCACGGGAAATATTCCCCAGGGAGCGGGACTCTCTTCTTCTGCAGCGGTAGAAGTTGGGACCGCCTTCGCACTTTCTCAGATCTTCTCTTGGGGAATTTCGAGAGAAGAGATCGCTCTTCTTTCTCAATCCGCAGAAAATCATTTTGTCGGAGTCAATTGCGGCATCATGGACCAATTCGTGATCGCGACCGCTAAGCCTTCTTCCTGCATTTCCTTGGATACGGAAAGTCTGGAATATTCCTATCATTCTTTGGATCTGCCGGGCTTCGAATTTTATCTCATCGATTCCAAAGTGAAACATAATCTTAAAGAAAGTGAATATAACGATAGAAGAAGAGAAGTCGAGTCTGCCACGGAAAAATTACGGAAGTTCGATCCAGGATTGAAAAACTTAAACGAGGCGGATCCGGAAAACCTGAATTCAGTAGGACTGACCGAAACGGAAAAGAAAAGGGCCGAGCATATCCTGGGAGAAAGATCCAGGGTTCGTAACGTTATCCGCTATTTGAAAGAAAAAGACCCTGTAGGCTTAGGCAAGGAATTATATCTCTGCCACCAATCCTTAGCCGAAAAGTTCCAAGTTTCCTGTGAAGAAACCGATTTTATCGTAAACAATCTGCATGCAAGGAACGTTTTGGGAGCTAGGATGATCGGAGGCGGTTTCGGAGGTTGCATTCTAGTCTTGGATAAGGAAGGTAGATCCGAGTCGGTATTCTCCGAGCTACAAAAAGAATATTTAAGAACATTCGGTTTAGAAGCGAAGATCTATCGTTTTCGTATTTCGGAAGGTGTAAGAGAAGACACTTAA
- a CDS encoding GNAT family N-acetyltransferase, which translates to MDPNYPPKPITLSGDLVQLVPLRLEHTEALAEAVRDGELWKLWFTNISPPQEMQGWIEKALEEQKLGLSLPFAVLRKSDEKILGSTRFMNIEKEARRVEIGSTWYSKSVQKTLINTECKLLLLRHAFEVLDCIAVEFRTHFFNTQSRRAIERLGAKMDGILRNHRISKNGTLRDTAVYSIINSEWPTVRSHLKFKLGLE; encoded by the coding sequence TTGGATCCGAATTATCCTCCTAAACCGATCACTTTATCGGGCGACTTAGTCCAGCTTGTTCCTTTACGGTTAGAGCATACGGAAGCTCTTGCAGAAGCAGTCCGGGACGGAGAACTCTGGAAGCTTTGGTTCACGAATATTTCTCCGCCCCAAGAAATGCAAGGCTGGATCGAAAAAGCTTTAGAAGAGCAGAAGTTAGGTCTTTCTCTTCCGTTTGCTGTTTTGAGAAAGTCGGACGAAAAAATCCTAGGCTCCACTCGTTTTATGAATATAGAAAAGGAGGCAAGGAGAGTGGAGATCGGATCTACTTGGTACAGCAAAAGTGTACAGAAAACCTTGATCAATACCGAATGTAAGCTTTTATTACTAAGACACGCGTTCGAGGTCTTAGATTGTATTGCCGTGGAATTTAGGACTCATTTCTTTAATACCCAATCTCGCAGAGCCATAGAGAGATTGGGGGCTAAGATGGATGGTATCTTACGAAATCACAGGATCAGTAAGAATGGGACATTGCGCGATACAGCGGTATACAGCATTATCAATTCCGAATGGCCCACCGTAAGATCCCATTTAAAATTCAAATTGGGACTGGAATAA
- a CDS encoding hybrid sensor histidine kinase/response regulator, which translates to MTTRGNPNVLIIDDEAEIRTALERVISREGYHVFLAEDYDSAMKIVRDYQVDIVISDILMGGKDGIEVAREIKKYNSNIPVILITGNPQLHTAEEALRNRVFDYISKPVSRQNILAALENAKREKEEKDRKSKRILKTVRERSHLAQQSRDLNYRNSLILETTGDCVITLDDDLTIRGANQATVRNFGYEESEIVGQKITLLISEENRDTYMERIAHLVNRKSDHQIARLHNAELMSRSGEKFNFDISVCRYELNGKTYFTGIARDITQKNIISEKLVDAERRAFLTTIASSIGHEINNALTAVQGFIEVARLPDADEPIKDKAIQVTWNQITKLKNLTFNLLQLGKPGDLGRDREILDLNDVVESVIEVFRKTTRLKYCEIVFQKAREKTYVHSNADQLSLLFSNIFLNSADATSNKGRIEISVSERNRHPMVQIKDDGIGMAPEVLTKIFQPYFTTKKTGQGTGLGMFVAKEIADHFGIRIEIDSEPEKGTEFRLVFPDKL; encoded by the coding sequence ATGACCACTCGGGGAAATCCCAATGTCCTGATCATAGACGACGAGGCCGAAATACGTACAGCCTTGGAAAGGGTTATTTCCAGAGAAGGCTATCATGTCTTTCTCGCCGAAGATTACGATTCCGCCATGAAGATCGTGCGAGACTATCAAGTAGATATAGTGATCTCGGACATCCTGATGGGAGGAAAGGACGGGATCGAAGTAGCCAGAGAGATCAAAAAATATAATTCTAATATTCCAGTTATCTTAATTACCGGAAACCCGCAGCTCCATACGGCAGAAGAAGCTCTGAGGAACCGAGTGTTCGATTATATCTCCAAACCTGTGAGCAGACAGAATATACTCGCAGCACTCGAGAATGCGAAGAGAGAGAAAGAGGAGAAAGATCGCAAGTCAAAACGTATCCTCAAAACTGTCCGGGAAAGATCCCATCTCGCACAGCAATCCAGAGATCTGAACTATCGCAATAGTCTTATTTTAGAGACAACAGGGGATTGTGTGATCACTCTAGACGATGACCTAACGATCAGAGGAGCAAATCAAGCCACTGTCCGCAATTTCGGCTACGAAGAATCCGAGATTGTTGGCCAAAAGATCACCCTTCTCATCTCGGAAGAGAACAGAGATACTTATATGGAAAGGATCGCACATCTGGTAAATCGAAAATCGGACCACCAGATCGCTCGACTCCACAATGCGGAATTGATGAGCAGATCCGGAGAAAAGTTCAATTTCGATATTTCCGTATGTCGCTATGAATTGAACGGAAAAACATATTTTACCGGGATTGCGAGAGATATTACGCAAAAGAATATCATCTCCGAGAAATTGGTGGATGCGGAGAGAAGAGCCTTTTTAACCACGATCGCCTCTAGCATCGGTCATGAGATCAATAACGCACTCACTGCAGTACAAGGATTCATAGAAGTTGCGAGACTTCCTGACGCGGACGAACCCATCAAGGACAAGGCCATCCAGGTTACTTGGAACCAGATCACCAAACTCAAGAACCTTACATTCAACCTATTACAATTAGGCAAACCGGGAGATCTAGGTAGGGACAGAGAGATCTTGGACCTAAACGACGTAGTAGAATCCGTAATCGAAGTCTTTCGCAAGACGACTCGATTGAAATACTGTGAGATCGTATTCCAAAAGGCGAGAGAAAAGACTTATGTGCATTCGAATGCGGATCAGTTAAGTCTATTGTTCTCCAATATATTCTTAAATTCCGCAGACGCCACATCCAATAAGGGAAGAATAGAGATCTCCGTATCCGAAAGAAATCGCCATCCTATGGTACAGATCAAGGACGATGGGATCGGTATGGCACCGGAAGTCTTGACCAAGATCTTTCAACCCTACTTCACTACGAAGAAAACGGGACAAGGCACCGGCTTAGGAATGTTCGTCGCCAAAGAAATAGCGGATCACTTTGGGATCAGGATCGAAATCGATTCGGAGCCCGAAAAAGGCACAGAATTCCGCTTGGTCTTTCCGGACAAATTGTAG